The following proteins are encoded in a genomic region of Spirosoma sp. SC4-14:
- a CDS encoding glycosyltransferase, which yields MIPHFSVVIPTYRQPAQLLKCLDALGKQRIPRDQYEIIVVDDGNSPDVAAAVALFTKQIAQTGGPLEVRYLGQPEWRGPAAARNRGWRAARGRIVAFTDDDCLPQPTWLAAALTSFQRGAQVMTGQLRLTLADNATLYNPATPYLEMSEFISANCFCRKSALERVGGFEEAFDLAWREDNDLQFKFIQAGIPISKCPEAVVIHPMQEDPWYTSLSNERKNRYDALLYKRHPDLFRQRIAADRSLVIEYYSTVFGATIGLAGALSGSAITSAVGFGIWGILTANLFINQLPDKVTGTSVKQTMLTALATPFVAVYWRLYGAVKYKVLYW from the coding sequence ATGATACCGCACTTTTCAGTAGTGATACCAACATATCGGCAACCGGCACAACTACTAAAGTGTCTGGATGCTTTGGGAAAGCAACGGATTCCCAGGGATCAGTACGAAATTATCGTGGTCGATGATGGAAATTCGCCGGATGTAGCGGCTGCGGTTGCTCTTTTTACGAAACAGATTGCGCAAACGGGAGGCCCCCTCGAAGTTCGGTACTTAGGACAACCTGAGTGGCGTGGACCGGCTGCTGCCCGAAACCGCGGATGGCGGGCTGCCAGAGGACGAATTGTAGCCTTCACCGACGACGATTGTTTGCCACAACCTACCTGGCTGGCTGCTGCCTTAACCAGTTTTCAGCGCGGAGCCCAGGTTATGACGGGGCAACTGCGGTTAACGTTAGCTGATAATGCCACACTCTATAATCCTGCCACACCCTATCTCGAAATGAGTGAGTTCATTTCGGCCAATTGTTTTTGTCGGAAATCGGCGCTGGAACGGGTAGGTGGTTTTGAAGAAGCATTTGATCTGGCCTGGCGTGAGGACAATGATCTGCAGTTTAAATTTATTCAGGCCGGTATTCCCATCAGCAAATGTCCGGAAGCTGTAGTGATTCATCCCATGCAGGAAGATCCCTGGTATACGTCTTTATCGAATGAACGAAAAAATCGGTATGATGCACTGCTATATAAACGCCACCCCGATTTGTTCAGACAGCGCATTGCTGCCGACCGCAGTTTGGTAATTGAGTATTATAGTACCGTGTTTGGGGCAACCATCGGTCTTGCTGGTGCCTTATCGGGAAGTGCGATTACCTCGGCGGTTGGTTTTGGCATATGGGGCATTTTAACCGCTAATTTGTTTATCAATCAACTACCTGACAAGGTTACTGGTACGAGTGTTAAGCAAACAATGCTGACGGCGTTAGCTACACCATTTGTAGCCGTCTATTGGCGACTGTATGGCGCTGTTAAATATAAGGTGTTGTATTGGTAA
- a CDS encoding alpha-L-rhamnosidase N-terminal domain-containing protein: MCKIRLLLILGLFSSLSLAQTSTPTDWTNQYWTARWILHPTAPARQYGVYHFRKSFDLAQKPNRFVVHVSADNRYRLFVNGKAVAIGPARSDTQNWNYETIDLAPYLQAGRNVLAAQAWYMGEGAPFAQMSYQFGFLLQGDGPVEKVANTDASWKIVHNPAYSPIKNDIPKLRTYIVVGDGDRVDAAQYPWGWEQPGFDDTHWVAAKPLNFPTKPRGLGTDGNWGLVPRMIPMMDEKPLRLSTVRRTENGKMENAFLQGNAPVTVPANTKAVFLLDQGYLTNAYPELTVSQGKAATITLAYAEALIDAKGRKGNRNEIEGRTLRGFEDQFMADGGSKRTFRPLWFRTYRYLQLTVETKQDPLVLDDLIGQYTAYPFEEKARFSANAATPGVDAPGDTTLKAIWNVGWRTAQLCAGENYYDCPYYEQLQYTGDTRIQSMISLYVTGDDRLMRKAIMDYDHSRFNDGLTQSRYPSADFQVIPTFSLFWVCMIHDYWMHRQDDAFVKSLLPGIMGVLNWHEQRIAPTGLNGPLEWWNFVDWAKWQNATDEIAGGVPAGARKGGSSILSLQQAYTYFRAGDLLAHYGLNERAEHYRELGRRLNRAVYAQCWDASRGLIADVPVSSASKAIFSQHANILAVLTDAVPASQQASLLQKVMADTSLTQATFYFKFYLFEALKKTKLGDQLVAQLKPWRDMLAIGLTTFAENPEPTRSDCHAWSASPLYEFLSMTCGIRPAEPGFKSVRIEPYLGDLTAVSGQMPHPLGIISVEFRKTSAGQLTGTVIMPGNLTGTLRWKGKSLLLKAGKQTVNL; this comes from the coding sequence ATGTGCAAGATTCGTCTGTTGCTTATACTTGGTCTTTTTTCTTCTCTTTCGTTAGCCCAAACCTCTACACCCACCGACTGGACCAATCAGTATTGGACGGCCCGCTGGATACTCCACCCAACGGCTCCAGCCCGGCAGTATGGTGTGTATCATTTCAGAAAATCATTCGATCTGGCGCAGAAACCAAACCGATTTGTTGTGCATGTATCGGCCGATAATCGTTATCGGTTGTTTGTAAATGGCAAAGCCGTAGCCATAGGGCCCGCCCGGAGCGACACGCAAAACTGGAACTATGAAACCATTGATCTGGCTCCTTACCTACAGGCAGGCCGGAATGTGCTGGCCGCACAGGCCTGGTATATGGGCGAAGGTGCGCCGTTTGCTCAGATGAGCTATCAGTTCGGTTTTTTGTTGCAGGGCGATGGGCCAGTCGAAAAAGTTGCCAATACCGACGCTAGCTGGAAAATAGTTCATAACCCTGCCTACTCGCCCATTAAAAACGATATACCGAAACTACGTACCTACATTGTTGTGGGCGATGGCGATCGGGTCGATGCCGCTCAGTATCCATGGGGGTGGGAGCAACCTGGTTTCGACGACACTCATTGGGTGGCTGCTAAACCGCTAAATTTTCCAACTAAGCCACGTGGTCTGGGAACAGACGGTAACTGGGGGCTGGTGCCGCGTATGATTCCGATGATGGATGAAAAACCACTTCGGTTGTCAACGGTTCGGCGGACCGAAAACGGCAAAATGGAGAATGCTTTTTTGCAGGGAAATGCCCCCGTAACGGTTCCTGCCAATACAAAAGCCGTGTTTCTGCTCGATCAGGGCTATTTGACCAACGCTTATCCAGAGCTAACCGTTAGCCAGGGTAAGGCGGCAACCATAACACTTGCCTATGCCGAAGCCTTAATCGATGCTAAAGGCCGGAAAGGGAACCGGAACGAGATTGAAGGGCGAACCTTACGCGGTTTCGAAGATCAGTTTATGGCCGATGGTGGTAGCAAACGCACGTTTCGGCCACTCTGGTTTCGAACGTACCGGTATCTGCAACTGACGGTCGAAACCAAACAGGATCCGCTTGTTCTCGATGATCTGATTGGCCAATATACAGCCTATCCCTTCGAAGAGAAAGCCCGGTTTTCTGCCAACGCAGCCACACCAGGTGTAGATGCACCTGGCGACACTACATTGAAAGCCATCTGGAACGTAGGTTGGCGAACGGCCCAACTTTGCGCTGGCGAAAATTACTACGATTGCCCCTACTACGAGCAGTTGCAGTATACGGGCGATACCCGCATTCAGTCGATGATTTCGCTCTATGTAACGGGCGACGATCGCCTGATGCGGAAAGCGATTATGGATTATGACCATAGCCGGTTTAACGACGGACTTACGCAGAGCCGATATCCATCAGCCGATTTTCAGGTTATCCCTACGTTTTCGCTGTTCTGGGTTTGTATGATTCACGACTACTGGATGCATCGGCAGGACGACGCTTTTGTGAAATCACTGCTACCCGGCATTATGGGCGTGCTGAACTGGCACGAACAGCGCATTGCTCCGACCGGCCTGAATGGACCGCTCGAATGGTGGAATTTTGTCGACTGGGCCAAATGGCAGAACGCTACCGATGAAATTGCGGGGGGCGTTCCGGCCGGTGCCCGAAAAGGCGGGTCCAGCATTCTGTCGTTGCAGCAGGCATATACCTATTTCCGGGCGGGCGATTTGCTGGCGCATTATGGACTAAACGAACGCGCCGAACATTACCGTGAACTGGGTCGACGGCTAAATCGGGCCGTTTATGCTCAGTGCTGGGATGCTTCCCGGGGGCTAATAGCCGATGTGCCTGTTTCCTCGGCCAGCAAAGCAATATTCAGTCAGCATGCCAACATCCTTGCCGTATTGACTGATGCCGTTCCTGCCAGTCAGCAGGCATCGTTGTTGCAAAAAGTAATGGCCGATACCTCACTCACACAGGCTACGTTTTACTTTAAATTTTACCTGTTTGAAGCGCTCAAAAAAACAAAACTTGGTGATCAGTTGGTTGCTCAGCTCAAACCCTGGCGCGACATGCTGGCGATTGGCCTGACTACTTTTGCCGAAAATCCTGAGCCAACCCGATCCGACTGCCACGCCTGGAGCGCATCGCCTTTATACGAGTTTTTATCGATGACCTGCGGCATACGCCCGGCTGAACCCGGTTTTAAATCCGTTCGGATTGAGCCCTATCTGGGCGATTTGACAGCCGTAAGCGGTCAGATGCCACATCCATTGGGCATCATTAGTGTTGAGTTCAGGAAAACGTCGGCTGGCCAGTTGACGGGTACAGTTATCATGCCTGGAAATCTGACAGGAACCCTCCGCTGGAAAGGGAAATCTCTGCTGCTAAAAGCTGGAAAGCAAACAGTGAATCTGTAA
- a CDS encoding SDR family NAD(P)-dependent oxidoreductase gives MIALITGATSGIGRATAEAFADLDYRLILCGRRQDRLVELEQELGAQIPVITLNFDVRIRDEVEQAIDSLPDDWKAIDILVNNAGNAHGLSSIQNGDPDDWDQMIDGNVQGLLYVSKAVIPGMVARKRGHIVNISSIAGKETYANGAVYCASKAAVEALSAGMRLDLTQHGIKVTNVAPGAVETEFSAVRFKGDTQRAAKVYEGFTPLQAEDIADAIVYAVSAPSRVTIADITILAGAQAAATTIYRK, from the coding sequence ATGATTGCACTTATCACTGGCGCAACATCGGGCATTGGGCGCGCCACCGCCGAGGCATTTGCCGATCTGGACTATCGCTTAATTCTGTGCGGCCGCCGTCAGGATCGTCTGGTCGAACTCGAACAGGAGCTTGGCGCACAAATTCCGGTTATAACGTTAAACTTCGACGTACGTATCCGGGACGAAGTAGAACAAGCGATTGACAGCTTACCCGATGACTGGAAAGCAATTGATATATTGGTTAACAATGCGGGTAATGCCCATGGGCTCTCTTCTATTCAGAATGGCGATCCTGACGACTGGGATCAGATGATTGATGGAAATGTTCAGGGCCTGCTGTATGTATCTAAAGCTGTTATTCCGGGCATGGTTGCCCGAAAACGAGGTCATATAGTGAACATTAGTTCTATTGCCGGAAAAGAAACCTATGCTAACGGTGCGGTTTATTGCGCCAGTAAAGCGGCCGTTGAGGCCTTAAGTGCCGGTATGCGGCTCGATCTGACACAGCATGGAATTAAAGTGACGAATGTTGCTCCCGGCGCGGTAGAAACGGAATTTTCGGCAGTCCGGTTTAAAGGTGATACCCAACGGGCTGCCAAAGTTTATGAAGGATTCACACCCCTACAGGCCGAAGATATTGCCGACGCCATTGTTTATGCTGTTTCGGCACCTTCCCGGGTTACAATTGCCGATATAACAATTCTGGCGGGAGCCCAGGCAGCAGCCACTACAATTTATCGTAAATAG